One window of Salegentibacter sp. Hel_I_6 genomic DNA carries:
- the atpD gene encoding F0F1 ATP synthase subunit beta, whose translation MSKVTGKVAQIIGPVVDVVFDSENAELPKIYDSLEITRKDGSLLILEVQSHIGEETVRTVSMDSTDGLSRGVEVVATGAPIQMPVGKEVYGRLFNVVGDAIDGLGNLPKAGNDGMSIHREAPKFEDLSVSTEVLFTGIKVIDLIEPYAKGGKIGLFGGAGVGKTVLIQELINNIAKGHGGLSVFAGVGERTREGNDLLREMLESGIIKYGDAFSESMEEGGWDLKKVDKTAMLDSKATFVFGQMNEPPGARARVALSGLTIAEYFRDGAGEGQGKDVLFFVDNIFRFTQAGSEVSALLGRMPSAVGYQPTLATEMGAMQERITSTKNGSITSVQAVYVPADDLTDPAPATTFAHLDATTVLSRKIAELGIYPAVDPLESTSRILTADILGDDHYKCAQRVKELLQRYKELQDIIAILGMEELSEEDKLAVSRARRVQRFLSQPFHVAEQFTGLKGVLVDIKETIKGFNMIMDGELDHLPESAFNLKGTIEEAIEAGEKMLAEED comes from the coding sequence ATGTCTAAAGTAACAGGTAAAGTTGCCCAAATTATTGGCCCTGTAGTTGATGTTGTGTTCGACTCAGAGAATGCTGAATTGCCAAAAATCTACGATTCTTTGGAAATCACCAGAAAAGATGGTTCCCTTCTAATTTTAGAAGTGCAATCTCACATTGGTGAAGAAACAGTGAGAACAGTATCTATGGATTCTACCGATGGTTTAAGCCGAGGAGTTGAAGTAGTAGCAACTGGAGCGCCTATTCAAATGCCGGTTGGTAAAGAAGTTTATGGCCGTTTGTTTAACGTGGTAGGTGATGCTATTGACGGGCTTGGGAATTTGCCAAAGGCCGGAAATGATGGAATGTCTATCCACAGGGAAGCGCCAAAATTTGAAGACTTATCTGTTTCTACAGAAGTTTTATTTACCGGGATTAAAGTAATTGACCTTATTGAGCCTTATGCAAAAGGTGGTAAAATTGGTCTTTTTGGTGGTGCCGGTGTAGGTAAAACAGTACTTATACAGGAATTAATTAATAATATCGCCAAAGGCCACGGTGGTCTTTCGGTATTTGCCGGAGTAGGAGAGCGTACTCGTGAAGGGAATGACCTTCTTCGAGAAATGCTTGAATCTGGTATTATAAAATATGGTGACGCTTTCTCTGAATCTATGGAAGAAGGCGGTTGGGATCTTAAAAAAGTAGATAAAACTGCTATGTTAGATTCTAAGGCAACTTTCGTATTCGGACAGATGAACGAACCACCTGGAGCACGTGCTCGTGTAGCACTTTCTGGACTTACAATTGCGGAATATTTCCGTGATGGAGCCGGAGAAGGCCAGGGGAAAGACGTTCTTTTCTTCGTAGATAACATTTTCCGTTTTACACAAGCTGGTTCAGAGGTGTCTGCACTTCTTGGGCGTATGCCATCTGCGGTAGGTTATCAACCAACTTTGGCGACAGAGATGGGTGCGATGCAAGAGCGTATTACTTCAACTAAAAACGGATCTATTACTTCTGTACAGGCGGTTTACGTACCTGCGGATGACCTTACTGACCCGGCGCCGGCAACAACCTTTGCCCACCTGGATGCAACAACGGTACTTTCACGTAAAATTGCCGAGCTTGGTATTTATCCTGCGGTAGATCCTTTAGAATCTACTTCAAGAATTCTTACTGCTGATATTTTAGGTGACGATCATTATAAATGTGCACAACGTGTAAAAGAGCTTTTACAGCGTTATAAAGAATTGCAGGATATTATTGCTATTCTTGGTATGGAAGAGCTTTCTGAAGAAGATAAGCTTGCCGTATCTCGTGCAAGACGTGTACAACGTTTCCTTTCTCAACCTTTCCACGTGGCCGAACAATTTACCGGTTTAAAAGGAGTTTTGGTTGATATTAAAGAAACTATTAAAGGATTTAATATGATTATGGATGGAGAATTAGATCACCTTCCGGAATCTGCCTTTAACCTTAAAGGAACCATTGAAGAAGCGATCGAGGCCGGTGAGAAAATGTTGGCTGAAGAAGACTAA
- the glmS gene encoding glutamine--fructose-6-phosphate transaminase (isomerizing), whose translation MCGIVGYIGHRDAYPVVLKGLQRLEYRGYDSAGIALYDGEELKMCKTKGKVADLKEKLENTITTNGNVAIGHTRWATHGVPNDVNSHPHYSNSGDIVIIHNGIIENYDALKKELKTRGYTFESDTDTEVLVNLIEDVIINEGVKLGKAVQIALNQTVGAYAIAVYNKSKPDEIVVARLGSPLAIGVGEDEFFIASDASPFIEYTNNAIYLEDGEMAVVRRGKEVKVRKIKDDTLVDPYIQELQLNLEQIEKGGYEHFMLKEIHEQPTAIKDTYRGRMLADEGLIRMAGVDDNLERIANAKRILIVACGTSWHAGLVAEYIFEELARIPVEVEYASEFRYRNPIISEKDVIIAISQSGETADTMAAIKLAKEKGAFAFGVCNVVGSSISRETHAGAYTHAGPEIGVASTKAFTTQITVLTLMALKLAKQNGTISHTEFMTYLQEMERIPSKIEKALKGDEHIKMIANIYKDARNCLYLGRGFNFPVALEGALKLKEISYIHAEGYPAAEMKHGPIALIDEEMPVVVIATKKGHYEKVVSNIQEIKSRSGKIIAIVTEGDEEVRDLADHVIEVPETLEPLTPLLTTIPLQLLSYHIAVLLGKNVDQPRNLAKSVTVE comes from the coding sequence ATGTGCGGAATTGTAGGATATATTGGGCATAGGGATGCGTATCCCGTTGTCCTTAAAGGACTCCAAAGACTTGAATATCGTGGATATGATAGTGCGGGGATCGCCCTTTATGATGGGGAAGAGCTTAAAATGTGTAAAACAAAAGGTAAAGTTGCTGATCTAAAAGAAAAGCTAGAAAATACTATTACCACCAATGGTAATGTTGCAATTGGGCATACACGCTGGGCTACCCATGGAGTTCCTAACGATGTGAATAGTCATCCTCATTACTCAAACTCTGGAGATATTGTAATAATTCATAACGGAATTATTGAGAATTACGATGCACTTAAGAAGGAATTAAAAACTCGTGGTTATACTTTTGAAAGTGATACCGATACCGAAGTTTTAGTAAATCTTATAGAAGATGTAATTATAAATGAAGGTGTTAAACTTGGTAAAGCAGTTCAAATTGCTTTAAATCAAACTGTTGGAGCTTATGCGATCGCAGTTTATAATAAATCCAAGCCAGACGAGATTGTCGTTGCGCGTTTAGGTAGTCCTTTAGCTATTGGCGTTGGGGAAGATGAATTCTTTATCGCTTCAGATGCCTCTCCATTTATAGAATATACCAACAATGCAATTTACCTGGAAGATGGGGAAATGGCAGTGGTGCGAAGAGGTAAAGAAGTTAAGGTTAGAAAAATTAAGGACGATACTTTGGTAGATCCTTATATTCAGGAGCTTCAGCTTAATCTTGAGCAAATTGAAAAAGGTGGATACGAGCATTTTATGCTTAAGGAAATTCATGAGCAACCTACTGCAATTAAAGATACCTACCGTGGTAGAATGTTAGCAGATGAAGGATTGATAAGAATGGCCGGGGTAGATGATAACCTGGAGCGTATTGCCAATGCAAAACGAATTCTTATCGTTGCCTGTGGAACCAGCTGGCACGCCGGTTTGGTAGCGGAATACATTTTTGAAGAGCTTGCGAGAATTCCTGTAGAAGTTGAATATGCTTCAGAATTCAGGTATCGTAATCCTATCATTTCAGAAAAAGATGTAATTATAGCAATCTCTCAAAGTGGGGAAACTGCCGATACTATGGCGGCCATAAAACTTGCTAAAGAAAAAGGTGCTTTTGCTTTTGGAGTTTGTAATGTGGTTGGTTCTTCAATCTCAAGGGAAACCCATGCCGGTGCTTATACACACGCCGGGCCAGAGATTGGGGTAGCTTCAACAAAAGCCTTTACTACTCAAATTACGGTGCTTACTTTAATGGCGCTTAAACTTGCAAAACAAAATGGGACGATCTCTCATACAGAGTTTATGACCTATTTGCAGGAAATGGAGCGTATTCCTTCAAAAATAGAGAAAGCATTAAAAGGTGATGAACATATAAAAATGATCGCCAATATTTATAAAGATGCCAGGAACTGCCTTTATTTAGGTAGAGGATTTAACTTCCCGGTGGCTTTAGAAGGAGCCCTTAAACTTAAGGAAATTTCCTATATTCATGCTGAAGGTTATCCTGCTGCCGAGATGAAACACGGCCCAATTGCGCTTATCGATGAAGAAATGCCTGTAGTGGTTATTGCAACCAAAAAAGGACATTACGAAAAAGTAGTAAGCAATATCCAGGAAATTAAATCCAGAAGCGGTAAAATTATAGCGATTGTGACTGAAGGTGACGAAGAAGTGAGGGATCTTGCCGATCACGTGATCGAAGTGCCAGAAACTTTGGAGCCGTTAACACCGCTTCTTACAACTATTCCACTTCAGTTATTGTCATACCATATTGCGGTATTGCTTGGAAAGAATGTAGATCAGCCAAGGAATTTGGCCAAATCTGTTACAGTTGAATAA
- a CDS encoding DUF4270 domain-containing protein: MNLMKLMYKTATILVVVFAFVACDDEYSTVGGEIIENPSNLELEEVEVRAYSKKINSVQTNNLGVNLFGVYNHEIYGQSTASILSQISLPTNNPSFGTEPELDSVVLTIPYFNTEGDSDESGNIQYALDSVYGNSPIKISIQESNYFLNDFNPEADLQERQRYYSDQQDLFEQNLVGEVIYENDNFLPSNRAIVSYELNEEGEQDTISSGPALRIKLPVDYFKEKIIDREGSGVLSNNNNFKNYLRGMFIKAEAVAEDGTMILFNLQSSNAGIDLFYTTEVETATEDGDTEMVRSPRNYKLNFGSTIVNTFEGEYPGDILQAIQGADEETGAEKLFLHGGEGSMAVVELFENEEQIDELRENEWLINEANLQFYVDKDFVNGIDEPMRIYLYNLDENRIIADYSFSENFVQDGNDNNPATSLSSFSSPLEIDEDENGVVYKINLTQHVTNILEGDADNARLGLVITQNINITNNSVVRNTEAINTFPAAGIITPKGTVLHGNLSDDEEKRLKLRIYYTEIN, from the coding sequence ATGAATTTAATGAAATTGATGTATAAAACAGCAACCATACTTGTTGTTGTTTTTGCTTTTGTGGCTTGTGATGATGAATATAGTACTGTTGGTGGTGAAATTATAGAAAACCCGAGTAATCTTGAGCTTGAAGAAGTTGAAGTGAGGGCCTATAGCAAGAAAATTAACTCTGTACAAACTAATAATCTTGGGGTCAATTTATTTGGTGTATATAATCACGAAATATATGGGCAATCTACCGCTAGTATACTTAGTCAAATTTCTTTACCTACCAATAATCCTTCGTTTGGAACAGAGCCAGAGCTGGATAGTGTGGTGCTAACAATTCCTTATTTTAATACCGAAGGAGATTCTGATGAGAGCGGCAATATTCAATATGCTTTAGATTCGGTATACGGGAATTCTCCAATAAAAATCTCCATTCAGGAATCTAATTATTTTTTAAACGATTTTAATCCCGAAGCAGATCTTCAGGAAAGACAACGTTATTATTCTGATCAACAGGATTTATTTGAACAGAATCTTGTAGGTGAAGTGATTTATGAAAATGATAATTTTCTACCCTCAAACCGGGCTATCGTTTCATACGAGTTAAATGAAGAAGGAGAACAGGATACAATATCTTCAGGGCCTGCTTTAAGAATTAAACTTCCGGTAGATTATTTTAAGGAAAAGATAATTGATAGAGAAGGTTCTGGCGTTCTGAGTAATAATAATAATTTTAAAAATTATTTACGTGGAATGTTTATTAAAGCAGAAGCTGTTGCAGAAGATGGGACAATGATTTTGTTTAACCTGCAGAGTTCAAACGCAGGAATAGACCTTTTCTATACTACAGAAGTTGAGACTGCTACTGAAGACGGTGATACTGAAATGGTGAGAAGCCCGCGAAATTATAAATTGAACTTTGGAAGTACGATAGTTAATACATTTGAAGGAGAATATCCGGGAGATATATTACAGGCAATTCAGGGAGCTGATGAAGAAACTGGAGCAGAGAAATTATTTCTTCACGGCGGCGAAGGTAGTATGGCTGTTGTTGAGCTTTTTGAAAACGAAGAGCAAATAGATGAGTTACGCGAGAATGAATGGTTAATTAACGAAGCTAATCTTCAATTTTATGTAGATAAGGATTTTGTAAACGGGATTGATGAGCCAATGCGAATTTATTTATACAATTTAGATGAAAATAGAATAATTGCTGATTATAGTTTTTCGGAAAATTTTGTTCAGGATGGAAATGATAACAACCCGGCTACCTCGTTATCTTCATTTTCTTCACCTCTAGAAATAGATGAGGACGAGAACGGAGTGGTATATAAGATCAACCTTACGCAGCACGTAACCAATATTCTGGAGGGTGATGCTGATAATGCGAGATTAGGTCTTGTAATTACACAAAACATTAATATTACTAATAATTCAGTAGTTAGAAATACTGAAGCTATAAATACATTTCCTGCGGCTGGCATAATAACACCTAAAGGAACTGTTCTTCACGGCAACCTTTCAGACGATGAAGAAAAGAGATTGAAACTTAGAATTTATTATACTGAAATTAATTAA